The DNA segment TATGGCAGAGCGTGGAATGATTGATGCTGATGGGCATTGGATCCCGCTCAGTATGCTCTCAAAGATGCCCGCTCCGCTGTCGAGCATTACGGTCAATGGTTGGAATTTCTCTCAACGCTGTTCAATTGCCCAGCTGTTACAACAACGCTATCAACTGAAGGGCATCCTCAAAACCATCAACATCGACCCCAGCGGAAGAATTACCCTCATTACGAGTCGTCTTGGTGAGATCGATCTAGGTCGAGACCAGAGCCAACTAGACAAACAGATTAGGGCGATCGCTCGACTTAGCACAACCCTTCCAGCCCACTTGATCAATGATGATCGGATCACACTAGACCTAACAAATCCTGATCGTCCAGAGCTTCAGCTACCGACGAAACCATTTCCTTCAGAGATGGCACCCACTTCTTGAATAGTAAACCCTAATGCAAGGTTACATCATAAGAACGTTTTTTGATTGTGGCCAATCAAGGCTGATACATTGTTTCAGGGACATAATGCAGCCATAAACCATTAGATCAGCCTCGGTAATGGAGATGGCGAGCGATATGACATCTTTCGAGGCTCCAGGCATCCAGCCTAGCCAATCGGCCCGCATTGAGGTGATCGGCGTTGGGGGCGGAGGTGGTAACGCGGTAAATCGCATGATTATCAGCGATCTTGAAGGCGTGGTCTATCGGGTGCTGAATACAGATACTCAGGCTCTCATCCAGTCCCAAGCTGAACACCGTCTCCAACTTGGTCAAACCCTGACTCGAGGACTGGGGGCTGGCGGCAATCCCACAATTGGGCAGAAGGCAGCAAAGGAATCTAGAACCGATCTACATGACTCACTTCAAGGTGCAGATCTAGTTTTTATAGCTGCGGGAATGGGAGGCGGAACAGGCACTGGTGCTGCACCAGTGGTGGCAGAAGTGGCCCGCGAAATCGGTGCCCTCACGGTCGGCATAGTAACTAAACCGTTCGGCTTTGAAGGCCGCCGTCGTATGCGTCAGGCTGATGAAGGCATTGCTCGCCTTGCTGAACATGTAGACACCCTGATTGTGATTCCCAACAACCGATTACGAGATGCCATAGCCGGCTCGCCGCTCCAGGAAGCCTTCCGCAGTGCCGATGATGTACTGCGTATGGGCGTCAAAGGTATCAGCGACATCATCACATTTCCCGGGTTAGTAAATGTGGACTTTGCTGATGTCCGCTCGGTGATGACTGAGGCTGGCACGGCCCTTTTGGGTATTGGTATCGGCTCGGGTCGATCCAGAGCGATCGAGGCAGCACAAGCTGCCATTGCTAGTCCGCTATTAGAAACAGAGCGTATAGATGGGGCAAAGGGTTGCGTGATCAACGTCAGCGGCGGCAAGGATATGACCCTTGAGGATATGACTACAGCCTCTGAAGTGATCTACGATGTGGTTGATCCAGAAGCAAACATCATTGTTGGGGCAGTGGTCGACGAAGCTCTTGAAGGAGAGATACACGTAACAGTTATTGCAACCGGTTTTGAGAACAACCAACCGTATATTAATGGGCGCAATAGTCGCCTGGCCTCGAATGCCGCCCGCCGACAAGAGGTCGCGGAAAACGGTGCCCGTATTCCCGAATTTTTAAGGCAGCGCCAGCAACGGCCTGAGCGTCTCGGTTGAGCAAGCATCCATTCGATGACCCGGAGTCCACGCCTGCTCTAAGCATCCCGTGTGGCTGCTACCTTCCGGTTCTGACCAGGTTTGGGCGTCAGAACCGCGTGGGTCCGAGTCGCTGCAATGCTAGCAATAAGAAGCCGAGGGATTTGAAAGTTTATGCGTCCCTTCGATTTGATCAGACTCAAACAAAGTGGGAAGCCCATCATCATGCTCACCGCGTGGGATTGTCTGTCAGCTGCCCTCGTAGAGGCTGCCGGTGCTGATGTAGTCCTAGTGGGTGATTCTCTGGGGATGGTGGCCTTAGGCCATGCCACCACGCTACCGGTCACATTGGACCAAATGCTTTATCACACCCAGGCTGTAGCTAGGGGCTTCACCGCCATGCCATTGAATCAGCCGTTGTTGGTGTGCGATTTGCCGTTCCTCAGCTATCAATGCGGAACCGATCTTGCGGTGGCAGCTGCCGGGAAATTGCTTAAGGAATCCTCGGCCTCGGCCGTCAAATTAGAGGGAGCCGATCCCGAAGTTGTGATCGTGGTCGATCGTCTTGTACGTATGGGCATCCCAGTGATGGGCCACCTTGGCCTCACTCCGCAAGCTGTCAATCGGTTGGGATACCGACGTCAAGCAACTGATCAGGTGAGTCAAGACCGTCTAATCGCACAGGCCATCACCCTCGAGAAAAGGGGCTGTTTTGCCTTGGTGTTGGAGCATGTTCCCGACGAATTAGCAGGGCGAACTCGCCGCCAATTAAGTATTCCTGTGATTGGGATCGGAGCAGGAGATGATTGCGACGGTCAAGTTCGTGTAACGGCTGACCTACTTGGCATGACTGCGCAGCAACCTCCCTTCAGTCCTCCTCTGTTGGATAGCCGAAAGATGTGTATTGATGCTCTGGTGTCGTGGATTCGACAGCAGCATCGGATAACGAGTCCCACCACAGCACCACCTCAATCAAAATTCGATTGCTGAGGGCCATGCCCTCCGGATCACTTAAACACCAACGCTTGGCACGTCGCTGTAGCAAGCCCTGTGCTAGAAATGGAGCCCAGCGTTGCTCCAGGGCTGTTGCATCGATCGTACTGAGATTTACCCCTTCAGCTCGACGAAGTCCAACTAGTAGCTGCTCATCGAGAGGCATGCCTGACCCAAATTGCGGCACATAATCATTATTTAACCAAGCTGCATAAGCATCACGAGTCCGCGGACGAGTTAACCGTTCTCCCCAGGGGGCAGACGTCGCCCCCATTCCAAAACCCCACCAACCAGACCCACTCCAATACACTCTATTATGCCGAGATGCATGCCCAGGACGTGCATAGTTAGAGATTTCATAACGGCGAAGCCCGGTTTTTGAAAGGCGAACCGATGTGAGATCCATTAAATTGCAAGAAACATCCTCGTCCGGTAGCGATAAGTCGCCGCGCTCAAGCCAGCGGTGAAACACTGTTCCTGGTTCCACAGACAAATCGTAAATCGATAGATGAGGAGAACCGCTTGCTATGGCTTGATCCAATTGATGATTCCAACCTTCTGTAGTTTGGTCAGGCAGACTCTGAATCAAATCCAGACTCCATGATCGCAGCTGACGATTCTTGTAAGCCTCGTCCATCCATGCACAGGCTTCTAGAAGGTCTTTGGATCGATGTCGTCGCCCCAATCGCTCCAAAACCCCATCGTCGAAACTTTGACCACCAAGGCTGATCCGATTAACGCCAGAGGATAAAACTTTGATCAGCTGACGCTGATCAAAGCTGGCAGGATCCATCTCAAGGGTGATTTCCGCACCGTCTTGCAGTCCATACCGAGAGCGGAGTTGATCAAGCAAAGCACCTATTTGGTCAGCGCTCAAAAGTGATGGAGTACCACCACCGAAATAGACCGTTGACAGTGGCGGACCAGTTGGTGCAGAAGCGATCTCGCGATGTAAAAGATGTAGGTAGCTCTGAATCGAAGTATTTCCTGGCCCCTGTGTACAATTGGCTCGATCACCGAGCGGGACAATAGCGAAGTCGCAGTAGTAACAACGTCGATGGCAAAAGGGAATGTGGATATAAGCGCTGCGAGGAGGAGCGAGGTAGGTCATGCTTCGATCGTTTGGACTGAGCTGCCACGACTTGAGCCCATGGTGGATCCGCTCATTCTGCTACTGTTCATTCTTTCCGGCTCGGCCGCTGGATGGATGGGAGTTCACCTCCTTCCGGTGGGAGTCGTGAACGAAACCACTGATGCAGAAAGAATTCGCCTCATCCTCAGTGGATCAGGTGGTGGGATCGGCCTGATTGCTGGATTGGTGTTTAAACGGCTCCGAGTGAACCTGATGAATCAGGTTCGTACCATGCCAACAGATCTGTTAGTGAGCCGCGCTTTAGGTCTGATTCTTGGCCTACTAGTCGCTAACCTGTTGCTGCTCCCAGTCTTGCTGTTGCCTTTCCCCGGTGGCGTAGCACTGGTTAAGCCGCTTTTAGCAGTGGTCAGTAATGTGTTTTTCGGGGTTTTAGGCAGTAACCTTGCTGAAGTACACGGGCGTACTCTGCTTCGATTGTTTAATCCAGCGAGCACCGAAGCACTATTGGTTGCCGATGGGGTTCTGACACCTGCAACTGCCAAAATTCTCGATACAAGCGTGATTATCGACGGTCGAATACGCGGGATGCTCGCTTGTGGTCTTTTGGAAGGTCAGGTGATCGTGGCTGAATCGGTGATTGACGAGATGCAACAGCTGTCCGACTCCACAAACATCGAAAAACGTGCCAAAGGCCGACGTGGCCTTAAGCTCCTGAAGGATTTGCGAGAACTCTACGGCCGCAGGCTAGTGATTAATAGCACCCGATATGATGGCAAAGGCACTGACGACCGGCTTCTTCAGCTTGCAGGAGACACCGGTGGGACTCTGGTGACCGCTGACTTCAATCTGGCTCAAGTAGCGCAAGTTAAATCACTTAAAGTGATGAACTTGAGCGAACTCGTGATCGCTCTTCGGCCGGAAGTGCAACCCGGCGATGAACTTAATCTCAAAATTGTTCGAGAAGGTAAAGAAGCAAGTCAGGGCGTTGGTTACCTTGAAGACGGAACGATGGTAGTAGTGAATGAGGCTCTGGAGCTCATTGGTCAGCGGCGTCCGGTTGTTGTGACTGGTGCTCTTCAGACACCTACAGGGCGAATGGTATTTGCTCGGCTTGATGTGAAGAAGAGTGTCAAGACCAACAGCAAAGGAAAGGGACAGACCAAGACGGATAAATCCACCACTCAACGACCCATTGACCCTCGCTAGGCTCCCTTCACACGAAATGAGGCGCGGGAAATGACCACGTCAGCTCCTTACTACGGCGATGGCGCCGTGATGCGAACGCCTCCTCCAGATCTTCCTTCCCTCCTTTTAAAAGAGCGGATCGTCTACTTAGGATTACCCCTGTTTTCCGACGA comes from the Synechococcus sp. M16CYN genome and includes:
- a CDS encoding PIN/TRAM domain-containing protein, with product MVDPLILLLFILSGSAAGWMGVHLLPVGVVNETTDAERIRLILSGSGGGIGLIAGLVFKRLRVNLMNQVRTMPTDLLVSRALGLILGLLVANLLLLPVLLLPFPGGVALVKPLLAVVSNVFFGVLGSNLAEVHGRTLLRLFNPASTEALLVADGVLTPATAKILDTSVIIDGRIRGMLACGLLEGQVIVAESVIDEMQQLSDSTNIEKRAKGRRGLKLLKDLRELYGRRLVINSTRYDGKGTDDRLLQLAGDTGGTLVTADFNLAQVAQVKSLKVMNLSELVIALRPEVQPGDELNLKIVREGKEASQGVGYLEDGTMVVVNEALELIGQRRPVVVTGALQTPTGRMVFARLDVKKSVKTNSKGKGQTKTDKSTTQRPIDPR
- the ftsZ gene encoding cell division protein FtsZ, with amino-acid sequence MEMASDMTSFEAPGIQPSQSARIEVIGVGGGGGNAVNRMIISDLEGVVYRVLNTDTQALIQSQAEHRLQLGQTLTRGLGAGGNPTIGQKAAKESRTDLHDSLQGADLVFIAAGMGGGTGTGAAPVVAEVAREIGALTVGIVTKPFGFEGRRRMRQADEGIARLAEHVDTLIVIPNNRLRDAIAGSPLQEAFRSADDVLRMGVKGISDIITFPGLVNVDFADVRSVMTEAGTALLGIGIGSGRSRAIEAAQAAIASPLLETERIDGAKGCVINVSGGKDMTLEDMTTASEVIYDVVDPEANIIVGAVVDEALEGEIHVTVIATGFENNQPYINGRNSRLASNAARRQEVAENGARIPEFLRQRQQRPERLG
- a CDS encoding FtsQ-type POTRA domain-containing protein, which gives rise to MTERPLSPHLLRRRELRRRKRQELTVQTWRVSIYFLLASSFGWLLLRYGWTVEDVNKIFISGNSGLSAEQVAKSGGLSFPQPLFQITPRELEKKLVFDFPVQSASVERRLLPARLEVHLLRQTPIARAVRQQAGMAERGMIDADGHWIPLSMLSKMPAPLSSITVNGWNFSQRCSIAQLLQQRYQLKGILKTINIDPSGRITLITSRLGEIDLGRDQSQLDKQIRAIARLSTTLPAHLINDDRITLDLTNPDRPELQLPTKPFPSEMAPTS
- the panB gene encoding 3-methyl-2-oxobutanoate hydroxymethyltransferase, encoding MRPFDLIRLKQSGKPIIMLTAWDCLSAALVEAAGADVVLVGDSLGMVALGHATTLPVTLDQMLYHTQAVARGFTAMPLNQPLLVCDLPFLSYQCGTDLAVAAAGKLLKESSASAVKLEGADPEVVIVVDRLVRMGIPVMGHLGLTPQAVNRLGYRRQATDQVSQDRLIAQAITLEKRGCFALVLEHVPDELAGRTRRQLSIPVIGIGAGDDCDGQVRVTADLLGMTAQQPPFSPPLLDSRKMCIDALVSWIRQQHRITSPTTAPPQSKFDC